A section of the Paralichthys olivaceus isolate ysfri-2021 chromosome 16, ASM2471397v2, whole genome shotgun sequence genome encodes:
- the bcl10 gene encoding B-cell lymphoma/leukemia 10 isoform X1 → MDVPLITEDEMAEIKKDVLTRLRHYLCDKIRAERHVDFLRSRRILTRDDAEEISCRTTQTKRTAMLLDILAENPRGLDVLIDSIREMRSQNFIITRITDEVQKAKNEKIEFLKAGASSSSSDSKLCSPSSTSDIPATFSNNSTLLFHPDGERSPSSSDIVGPLNLPLLQTGGDLSSVAVASIAVASSTTSSSLPRPGDPGAPPLPDDVIVESPSNIDVGASGCSSSGGDPNFQPLRSRSLTPTSHPNMF, encoded by the exons ATGGATGTTCCTCTGATCACTGAAGATGAGATGGCAGAGATCAAAAAAGAC GTACTGACCAGACTGCGGCACTACCTCTGTGACAAGATCAGGGCCGAGCGTCATGTCGACTTCCTGCGCTCTCGCAGGATCCTGACACGGGACGATGCAGAGGAAATCAGCTGCAGGACCACGCAGACCAAGAGGACGGCCATGTTGTTGGACATCCTTGCCGAAAATCCTCGGGGCCTGGACGTCTTGATTGATTCCATTCGGGAGATGCGCTCACAAAACTTTATCATCACCAGGATCACAGACGAGGTGCAAAAGGCCAAAAATGAGAAGATCGAGTTTCTCAAGG CAGGGGCTTCCAGTTCCTCTTCTGACAGCAAGCTTTGCTCTCCAAGCTCGACCAGTGACATCCCCgcaacattttcaaacaactcCACCCTGCTTTTCCACCCAGACGGAGAACGAAGCCCTTCCTCCTCAGACATAGTCGGCCCACTCAACCTGCCGTTGTTACAGACAGGTGGGGACCTGTCCTCCGTGGCTGTTGCTAGCATTGCTGTAGCTTCCTCCACTACCTCCTCCAGCCTCCCGAGGCCGGGAGACCCTGGAGCTCCTCCGCTGCCCGATGATGTGATTGTTGAGTCCCCCTCCAACATAGATGTCGGAGCGTCGgggtgcagcagcagtggcggGGACCCAAACTTCCAGCCCCTGCGGTCGCGCTCGCTGACCCCAACGTCACACCCTAACATGTTTTAA
- the LOC109645742 gene encoding guanine nucleotide-binding protein G(I)/G(S)/G(O) subunit gamma-5-like — MSSSSNLVAMKKVVQQLRFEASINRVKVSQAAADLQQFCIQNALQDPLLTGVSSSTNPFRPQKVCSFL; from the exons ATGTCGAGTTCCTCAAACCTCGTCGCCATGAAGAAAGTCGTGCAGCAGCTCCGCTTCGAGGCGAGCATCAACAGAGTGAAG GTCTCCCAGGCAGCTGCAGACCTTCAACAGTTTTGCATTCAGAACGCCTTGCAGGACCCTCTGCTCACAGGCGTGTCCTCCAGCACTAACCCTTTCAGGCCACAGAAGGTCTGCTCCTTCTTGTGA
- the ssx2ipa gene encoding synovial sarcoma, X breakpoint 2 interacting protein a isoform X2, producing MGEWWTSVPTETSIGNYDISSISHVTMSPSRQNNLMSMYPSLPLSKSSYNVISAFCTEDNTPQCILYINQELSSLGLSSTCIEASSPGGVILSTVPALNAMYELLQIHRRNMGTLEELEREQLKKSSNLEHMQMNNSRLKDQLELSIREKSGLHETERQLQLKIKTLQSCLKTEKDEVQKLQSIIASRASQYSHDAKRKEREAAKLKERVSQLLVDRKDKKLAIDVLNCLGRADGKRSHWKTAKVTASHEGEMYKSLLSDYEASQKSLMLENAELKKVLQQMKKEMMHILSPRQSRGATAEDSHEQADSDGEEKMGDCSREALDQSCEHAKEQLTNSIRQQWRKLRSHMEKLDSQATQVQNQLESNKEVIPRERHEHEMEKMRCEVQQCKEFIHAQQQLLQQQLNTSFDDETAALLNDCYTLEEKERLKEEWRLFEEQKRNFERERKNFTDAAIRLGREKKAFEEDRASWLKNQFLNMTPFIDRRRCSSSDGQSALSIRSEPEMRMSSTKAELTKSSTYATFSTPKPTHSAAVPSTTELYRTLRLIPDGSSRNSNRGRRHECSSIEDGDTRTKSKHRVRCGDLSIFSLGEDENNLT from the exons ATGGGAGAGTGGTGGACAAGTGTGCCAACAGAGACATCTATAG gaaactaTGACATCTCAAGCATATCACATGTGACAATGTCACCCTCCAGACAGAACAACCTCATGTCAATGTACCCCTCTTTGCCCCTGTCAAAAAGCTCCTACAATGTGATTAGTGCCTTTTGCACAGAGGATAACACCCCTCAGTGCATTCTATACATTAACCAG GAGCTCTCCTCACTGGGCCTCTCTTCCACATGTATCGAGGCCAGCTCACCGGGGGGAGTCATTCTGAGCACAGTGCCAGCTTTGAACGCCATGTatgagctgctgcagattcaCAGACGAAATATGGGCACTttagaggagctggagagagaacAGCTGAAGAAATCCAGCAACTTGGAGCACATGCAGATGAACAATTCCAGACTGAAG GATCAGCTGGAACTGTCCATAAGGGAGAAGTCGGGTCTACATGAGACGGAGAGGCAGCTTCAACTCAAAATCAAGACTTTGCAGAGCTGCTTGAAAACTGAGAAAGATGAG GTTCAGAAACTCCAAAGTATCATTGCCAGCCGTGCTTCTCAGTACAGTCATGATGccaagaggaaagagagagaagctgctAAGCTAAAGGAACGGGTCAGCCAGCTACTGGTCGACAGAAAGGATAAAAAACTAG CTATTGATGTGCTGAATTGCTTGGGACGGGCAGATGGAAAAAGGAGCCACTGGAAAACTGCAAAAGTGACTGCCAG CCATGAGGGGGAGATGTACAAGTCCTTGCTCAGCGACTATGAGGCGAGTCAGAAGTCCTTGATGTTAGAGAATGCTGAGCTTAAGAAAGTACTCCAGCAGATGAAGAAGGAGATGATGCACATCCTGAGTCCGCGCCAGTCCAGAGGAGCCACTGCTGAGGACAGCCATGAGCAG GCTGATTCAGATGGGGAGGAGAAGATGGGGGACTGCAGCAGGGAAGCACTGGACCAATCCTGTGAGCATGCAAAGGAGCAGCTCACCAACAGCATTCGCCAACAGTGGCGGAAACTTAGGAGCCACATGGAGAAGTTGGACAGCCAAG CAACTCAAGTTCAAAACCAACTGGAGTCCAATAAAGAGGTGATACCAAGGGAGAGGCACGAGCATGAGATGGAGAAGATGAGGTGTGAAGTCCAGCAATGCAAAGAGTTCATTCATGCACAGCAACAACTCCTCCAG CAACAACTGAACACATCATTTGACGACGAGACCGCAGCTCTTCTCAATGATTGCTACACGTTGGAGGAGAAGGAGCGTCTCAAGGAGGAGTGGCGGCTCTTTGAGGAACAGAAGAGAAActttgagagggagagaaagaactTCACAGACGCTGCTATTCGCTTGGGGCGAGAG AAAAAGGCCTTTGAGGAAGACCGTGCCTCTTGGCTCAAGAATCAGTTTTTGAACATGACTCCCTTTATCGATCGTAGAAGATGTTCCTCGTCTGATGGTCAAAGTGCCTTATCAATCA GAAGTGAGCCAGAGATGAGAATGTCTTCCACTAAAGCTGAACTGACCAAATCATCAACCTACGCTACATTCTCCACTCCTAAACCcacacacagtgctgctgtGCCATCCACAACTGAACTTTACCGGACACTCCGTCTAATACCAGACGGCAG CTCCAGAAATTCAAATCGAGGCCGCAGGCATGAGTGCAGCTCCATCGAAGACGGAGATACTCGCACAAAGTCAAAACACAGAGTTCGATGTGGAGACCTGAGTATCTTCTCTCTGGGTGAAGATGAAAACAACCTCACTTAA
- the mcoln3a gene encoding mucolipin-3 isoform X2, whose amino-acid sequence MEDSQPRRSEGRMQNGHCRWSAEILETKVVEDFRRRLKYFFMNPCEKYRARGRKPWKLVLQIVKIAIITIQLVSFGLSNEMMVTFKDENLMAFRHLFLKGYKDHRLGGYALYTKADVYDHIYYVINRYIRLQNLTVGNLAYERVDGENTPLSLCQEFYRNSSIDPGNETFDIDPHIDKDCTSIYPEQTLDNSSSLTHFNFSLDFKRLLSVNIYLTLKTINLQTVRHHELPDCYDFYIMIMFDNHAHSGKIMVTVEYDVRIYECRDWNVEGTSGKYDYLLLWFDSVVILACLTSLILCIRSVIKGIQLQIEFNAFFQAHYNKTVTWSDRMEFVNGWYILIIVSDTLSIAGSALKIGIQTKFLTNYDVCSILLGTATMLVWVGVIRYLGFFRKYNILILTLRAAFPNVIRFCCCAAMIYLGYCFCGWIVLGPYHDKFRTLDRVTECLFSLINGDDMYATFLRMRGKSYMHHQQDKVPVSQLQAFIAECRDHPESGRYQTDEEPASSCCMSPFCCFG is encoded by the exons ATGGAGGACTCTCAGCCTCGGAGGTCAGAGGGGAGGATGCAGAATGGCCACTGCAGGTGGAGTGCTGAAATTCTGGAGACCAAGGTCGTGGAAGATTTCAGGCGAAGGCTCAAATACTTTTTCATGAACCCCTGTGAGAAATACAGAGCCAGGGGTCGCAAACCATGGAAGCTGGTGTTGCAAATAGTGAAAATTGCTATTATCACAATCCAG TTAGTGTCTTTCGGCCTGAGCAACGAGATGATGGTCACGTTCAAAGATGAGAATCTCATGGCCTTCAGACATCTGTTCCTCAAAGGATACAAAGATCACCGGCTTGGAGGCTACGCACTTTACACAAAAGCAGATGTTTATGATCACATCTACTACGTCATCAACCGG tatATCCGTCTCCAAAACCTGACAGTAGGTAATCTTGCATATGAGAGGGTTGACGGGGAGAacactcctctgtctctctgtcaagAATTTTACAGAAACAGCAGCATTGATCCTGGAAATGAGACCTTCGACATTGATCCACATATTGATAAAG ACTGTACGTCCATTTACCCCGAGCAGACGCTTGACAACAGCAGTTCGCTCACACACTTCAACTTCTCCTTGGACTTCAAAAG gctgttATCAGTGAACATCTACCTCACGCTGAAAACCATCAATCTGCAGACTGTGCGGCACCATGAGCTACCAGACTGTTATGACTTCTATATAATG atcATGTTTGACAACCATGCACACAGTGGAAAGATAATGGTGACTGTTGAATACGATGTCAGAATTTATGAATGCAGAGACTGGAACGTTGAGGGCACTT ctggGAAGTACGATTATCTCCTCCTCTGGTTTGACTCTGTGGTCATCCTTGCCTGCCTCACCTCTCTCATCCTCTGCATCAGGTCTGTCATCAAGGGCATCCAACTCCAGATT GAGTTCAATGCATTCTTCCAAGCACACTACAATAAAACTGTCACCTGGTCGGACCGCATGGAGTTCGTGAATGGTTGGTATATCCTCATCATTGTCAGCGACACATTGTCCATCGCTGGGTCAGCGCTCAAAATTGGAATACAGACaaag TTCCTGACAAACTATGATGTGTGCAGTATCCTGCTGGGAACTGCCACAATGCTTGTCTGGGTCGGTGTGATTCGTTACCTTGGTTTCTTTAGGAAATACAAT ATCTTAATCTTAACCCTGAGAGCAGCGTTCCCAAATGTGATCCGATTCTGCTGCTGTGCAGCCATGATCTACCTGGGCTACTGCTTCTGTGGTTGGATTGTGCTCGGGCCTTACCATGACAAG tTCCGGACACTCGACAGGGTTACAGAGTGCCTCTTCTCCCTTATCAATGGGGACGACATGTATGCCACCTTCCTGAGGATGCGAGGCAAGAGCTACATG CATCACCAGCAGGACAAGGTGCCAGTGTCCCAGCTTCAGGCCTTCATAGCCGAGTGCAGGGACCATCCTGAGTCTGGAAGGTACCAAACTGATGAGGAGCCAGCGTCCAGCTGCTGCATGTCTCCGTTCTGCTGCTTCGGATGA
- the mcoln3a gene encoding mucolipin-3 isoform X1, with protein MEDSQPRRSEGRMQNGHCRWSAEILETKVVEDFRRRLKYFFMNPCEKYRARGRKPWKLVLQIVKIAIITIQLVSFGLSNEMMVTFKDENLMAFRHLFLKGYKDHRLGGYALYTKADVYDHIYYVINRYIRLQNLTVGNLAYERVDGENTPLSLCQEFYRNSSIDPGNETFDIDPHIDKDCTSIYPEQTLDNSSSLTHFNFSLDFKRLLSVNIYLTLKTINLQTVRHHELPDCYDFYIMIMFDNHAHSGKIMVTVEYDVRIYECRDWNVEGTSGKYDYLLLWFDSVVILACLTSLILCIRSVIKGIQLQIEFNAFFQAHYNKTVTWSDRMEFVNGWYILIIVSDTLSIAGSALKIGIQTKFLTNYDVCSILLGTATMLVWVGVIRYLGFFRKYNILILTLRAAFPNVIRFCCCAAMIYLGYCFCGWIVLGPYHDKFRTLDRVTECLFSLINGDDMYATFLRMRGKSYMVWLFSRLYLYSFISLFIYMVLSLFIALINDTYETIKHHQQDKVPVSQLQAFIAECRDHPESGRYQTDEEPASSCCMSPFCCFG; from the exons ATGGAGGACTCTCAGCCTCGGAGGTCAGAGGGGAGGATGCAGAATGGCCACTGCAGGTGGAGTGCTGAAATTCTGGAGACCAAGGTCGTGGAAGATTTCAGGCGAAGGCTCAAATACTTTTTCATGAACCCCTGTGAGAAATACAGAGCCAGGGGTCGCAAACCATGGAAGCTGGTGTTGCAAATAGTGAAAATTGCTATTATCACAATCCAG TTAGTGTCTTTCGGCCTGAGCAACGAGATGATGGTCACGTTCAAAGATGAGAATCTCATGGCCTTCAGACATCTGTTCCTCAAAGGATACAAAGATCACCGGCTTGGAGGCTACGCACTTTACACAAAAGCAGATGTTTATGATCACATCTACTACGTCATCAACCGG tatATCCGTCTCCAAAACCTGACAGTAGGTAATCTTGCATATGAGAGGGTTGACGGGGAGAacactcctctgtctctctgtcaagAATTTTACAGAAACAGCAGCATTGATCCTGGAAATGAGACCTTCGACATTGATCCACATATTGATAAAG ACTGTACGTCCATTTACCCCGAGCAGACGCTTGACAACAGCAGTTCGCTCACACACTTCAACTTCTCCTTGGACTTCAAAAG gctgttATCAGTGAACATCTACCTCACGCTGAAAACCATCAATCTGCAGACTGTGCGGCACCATGAGCTACCAGACTGTTATGACTTCTATATAATG atcATGTTTGACAACCATGCACACAGTGGAAAGATAATGGTGACTGTTGAATACGATGTCAGAATTTATGAATGCAGAGACTGGAACGTTGAGGGCACTT ctggGAAGTACGATTATCTCCTCCTCTGGTTTGACTCTGTGGTCATCCTTGCCTGCCTCACCTCTCTCATCCTCTGCATCAGGTCTGTCATCAAGGGCATCCAACTCCAGATT GAGTTCAATGCATTCTTCCAAGCACACTACAATAAAACTGTCACCTGGTCGGACCGCATGGAGTTCGTGAATGGTTGGTATATCCTCATCATTGTCAGCGACACATTGTCCATCGCTGGGTCAGCGCTCAAAATTGGAATACAGACaaag TTCCTGACAAACTATGATGTGTGCAGTATCCTGCTGGGAACTGCCACAATGCTTGTCTGGGTCGGTGTGATTCGTTACCTTGGTTTCTTTAGGAAATACAAT ATCTTAATCTTAACCCTGAGAGCAGCGTTCCCAAATGTGATCCGATTCTGCTGCTGTGCAGCCATGATCTACCTGGGCTACTGCTTCTGTGGTTGGATTGTGCTCGGGCCTTACCATGACAAG tTCCGGACACTCGACAGGGTTACAGAGTGCCTCTTCTCCCTTATCAATGGGGACGACATGTATGCCACCTTCCTGAGGATGCGAGGCAAGAGCTACATGGTATGGCTTTTCAGCAGACTCTACCTCTATTCCTTCATCTCACTCTTCATCTACATGGTGCTCAGCCTGTTCATCGCTCTCATCAATGACACCTACGAGACCATCAAG CATCACCAGCAGGACAAGGTGCCAGTGTCCCAGCTTCAGGCCTTCATAGCCGAGTGCAGGGACCATCCTGAGTCTGGAAGGTACCAAACTGATGAGGAGCCAGCGTCCAGCTGCTGCATGTCTCCGTTCTGCTGCTTCGGATGA
- the ssx2ipa gene encoding synovial sarcoma, X breakpoint 2 interacting protein a isoform X1 yields MGEWWTSVPTETSIGNYDISSISHVTMSPSRQNNLMSMYPSLPLSKSSYNVISAFCTEDNTPQCILYINQELSSLGLSSTCIEASSPGGVILSTVPALNAMYELLQIHRRNMGTLEELEREQLKKSSNLEHMQMNNSRLKDQLELSIREKSGLHETERQLQLKIKTLQSCLKTEKDEVQKLQSIIASRASQYSHDAKRKEREAAKLKERVSQLLVDRKDKKLAIDVLNCLGRADGKRSHWKTAKVTASHEGEMYKSLLSDYEASQKSLMLENAELKKVLQQMKKEMMHILSPRQSRGATAEDSHEQADSDGEEKMGDCSREALDQSCEHAKEQLTNSIRQQWRKLRSHMEKLDSQATQVQNQLESNKEVIPRERHEHEMEKMRCEVQQCKEFIHAQQQLLQQQLNTSFDDETAALLNDCYTLEEKERLKEEWRLFEEQKRNFERERKNFTDAAIRLGREKKAFEEDRASWLKNQFLNMTPFIDRRRCSSSDGQSALSIRSEPEMRMSSTKAELTKSSTYATFSTPKPTHSAAVPSTTELYRTLRLIPDGSSSRNSNRGRRHECSSIEDGDTRTKSKHRVRCGDLSIFSLGEDENNLT; encoded by the exons ATGGGAGAGTGGTGGACAAGTGTGCCAACAGAGACATCTATAG gaaactaTGACATCTCAAGCATATCACATGTGACAATGTCACCCTCCAGACAGAACAACCTCATGTCAATGTACCCCTCTTTGCCCCTGTCAAAAAGCTCCTACAATGTGATTAGTGCCTTTTGCACAGAGGATAACACCCCTCAGTGCATTCTATACATTAACCAG GAGCTCTCCTCACTGGGCCTCTCTTCCACATGTATCGAGGCCAGCTCACCGGGGGGAGTCATTCTGAGCACAGTGCCAGCTTTGAACGCCATGTatgagctgctgcagattcaCAGACGAAATATGGGCACTttagaggagctggagagagaacAGCTGAAGAAATCCAGCAACTTGGAGCACATGCAGATGAACAATTCCAGACTGAAG GATCAGCTGGAACTGTCCATAAGGGAGAAGTCGGGTCTACATGAGACGGAGAGGCAGCTTCAACTCAAAATCAAGACTTTGCAGAGCTGCTTGAAAACTGAGAAAGATGAG GTTCAGAAACTCCAAAGTATCATTGCCAGCCGTGCTTCTCAGTACAGTCATGATGccaagaggaaagagagagaagctgctAAGCTAAAGGAACGGGTCAGCCAGCTACTGGTCGACAGAAAGGATAAAAAACTAG CTATTGATGTGCTGAATTGCTTGGGACGGGCAGATGGAAAAAGGAGCCACTGGAAAACTGCAAAAGTGACTGCCAG CCATGAGGGGGAGATGTACAAGTCCTTGCTCAGCGACTATGAGGCGAGTCAGAAGTCCTTGATGTTAGAGAATGCTGAGCTTAAGAAAGTACTCCAGCAGATGAAGAAGGAGATGATGCACATCCTGAGTCCGCGCCAGTCCAGAGGAGCCACTGCTGAGGACAGCCATGAGCAG GCTGATTCAGATGGGGAGGAGAAGATGGGGGACTGCAGCAGGGAAGCACTGGACCAATCCTGTGAGCATGCAAAGGAGCAGCTCACCAACAGCATTCGCCAACAGTGGCGGAAACTTAGGAGCCACATGGAGAAGTTGGACAGCCAAG CAACTCAAGTTCAAAACCAACTGGAGTCCAATAAAGAGGTGATACCAAGGGAGAGGCACGAGCATGAGATGGAGAAGATGAGGTGTGAAGTCCAGCAATGCAAAGAGTTCATTCATGCACAGCAACAACTCCTCCAG CAACAACTGAACACATCATTTGACGACGAGACCGCAGCTCTTCTCAATGATTGCTACACGTTGGAGGAGAAGGAGCGTCTCAAGGAGGAGTGGCGGCTCTTTGAGGAACAGAAGAGAAActttgagagggagagaaagaactTCACAGACGCTGCTATTCGCTTGGGGCGAGAG AAAAAGGCCTTTGAGGAAGACCGTGCCTCTTGGCTCAAGAATCAGTTTTTGAACATGACTCCCTTTATCGATCGTAGAAGATGTTCCTCGTCTGATGGTCAAAGTGCCTTATCAATCA GAAGTGAGCCAGAGATGAGAATGTCTTCCACTAAAGCTGAACTGACCAAATCATCAACCTACGCTACATTCTCCACTCCTAAACCcacacacagtgctgctgtGCCATCCACAACTGAACTTTACCGGACACTCCGTCTAATACCAGACGGCAG TAGCTCCAGAAATTCAAATCGAGGCCGCAGGCATGAGTGCAGCTCCATCGAAGACGGAGATACTCGCACAAAGTCAAAACACAGAGTTCGATGTGGAGACCTGAGTATCTTCTCTCTGGGTGAAGATGAAAACAACCTCACTTAA
- the bcl10 gene encoding B-cell lymphoma/leukemia 10 isoform X2, with translation MDVPLITEDEMAEIKKDVLTRLRHYLCDKIRAERHVDFLRSRRILTRDDAEEISCRTTQTKRTAMLLDILAENPRGLDVLIDSIREMRSQNFIITRITDEVQKAKNEKIEFLKGASSSSSDSKLCSPSSTSDIPATFSNNSTLLFHPDGERSPSSSDIVGPLNLPLLQTGGDLSSVAVASIAVASSTTSSSLPRPGDPGAPPLPDDVIVESPSNIDVGASGCSSSGGDPNFQPLRSRSLTPTSHPNMF, from the exons ATGGATGTTCCTCTGATCACTGAAGATGAGATGGCAGAGATCAAAAAAGAC GTACTGACCAGACTGCGGCACTACCTCTGTGACAAGATCAGGGCCGAGCGTCATGTCGACTTCCTGCGCTCTCGCAGGATCCTGACACGGGACGATGCAGAGGAAATCAGCTGCAGGACCACGCAGACCAAGAGGACGGCCATGTTGTTGGACATCCTTGCCGAAAATCCTCGGGGCCTGGACGTCTTGATTGATTCCATTCGGGAGATGCGCTCACAAAACTTTATCATCACCAGGATCACAGACGAGGTGCAAAAGGCCAAAAATGAGAAGATCGAGTTTCTCAAGG GGGCTTCCAGTTCCTCTTCTGACAGCAAGCTTTGCTCTCCAAGCTCGACCAGTGACATCCCCgcaacattttcaaacaactcCACCCTGCTTTTCCACCCAGACGGAGAACGAAGCCCTTCCTCCTCAGACATAGTCGGCCCACTCAACCTGCCGTTGTTACAGACAGGTGGGGACCTGTCCTCCGTGGCTGTTGCTAGCATTGCTGTAGCTTCCTCCACTACCTCCTCCAGCCTCCCGAGGCCGGGAGACCCTGGAGCTCCTCCGCTGCCCGATGATGTGATTGTTGAGTCCCCCTCCAACATAGATGTCGGAGCGTCGgggtgcagcagcagtggcggGGACCCAAACTTCCAGCCCCTGCGGTCGCGCTCGCTGACCCCAACGTCACACCCTAACATGTTTTAA
- the LOC109637167 gene encoding 7-alpha-hydroxycholest-4-en-3-one 12-alpha-hydroxylase-like, whose translation MGLLLPLLLGLLSCLIGGLYLLGVFRQHRPGEPPLDKGLIPWLGHVLEFRRNTLKFIERMKQKHGDVFTVQLGGFYITFLQDPLSFGAFVKESREKLDFRPFAKHLVHRVFGYVAEEEDHSILQVTSNKHLKGDGLKVLTQAMMNNLQNLMLREIGSAADQGSWKEDGLFMYSYNILFRAGYLSLYGNAPPKSEESEEKAKEKDRTESEALFKEFRKYDQLFPNLAYGVLSPRQRLEAKRLTELFWNTLSVQKMKMKDDISGWIWDMQQFREERGMKESMISKYMFVLLWASQGNTGPSAFWLLLYLMKHPEAMRAVKEELDQVLKESGQEARRDGPSINLTYEMLKKTPVLDSALEETLRLSAAPVLTRAVLQDMTLKMADGREYFIRKGDRMAMFPYGAVHTDPEIHPDPLSFKYDRFLNPDGSKKTDFYKNGKKVKFYTMPWGAGVSMCPGRFFASNEVKQFVFLVLVYFEIELKNPEEKIPEFDFSRWGFGSMQPNREVQFRYRLRF comes from the coding sequence ATGGGACTGctgctccctctccttcttGGTTTACTCTCCTGTCTGATCGGAGGACTGTACTTACTTGGTGTGTTTCGACAGCACCGACCAGGAGAACCCCCTTTGGATAAGGGGCTCATCCCTTGGCTGGGTCATGTCTTGGAGTTTCGCAGGAACACATTGAAATTCATCGAGAGGATGAAGCAAAAACATGGCGATGTGTTCACAGTGCAGCTGGGAGGGTTTTATATCACATTCCTTCAAGATCCTCTGTCGTTTGGGGCATTTGTTAAGGAGAGTCGCGAAAAACTGGACTTCAGGCCGTTTGCTAAACATCTGGTGCACAGAGTGTTTGGTTAtgtggcagaggaggaagaccACAGTATTCTCCAGGTCACCAGCAACAAGCACCTCAAGGGGGACGGTCTGAAGGTATTGACACAAGCTATGATGAATAATTTACAGAATCTGATGCTGCGTGAAATCGGCTCAGCAGCTGATCAAGGCAGCTGGAAAGAAGATGGACTTTTTATGTACAGCTACAATATCCTTTTCAGAGCCGGCTACTTATCCCTGTATGGCAATGCACCTCCCAAGTCAGAAGAAAGTGAGGAGAAAgccaaagagaaagacagaactGAATCTGAAGCCTTGTTTAAAGAGTTTCGTAAATATGACCAACTCTTCCCCAACCTGGCTTACGGGGTCCTTTCACCGAGGCAAAGGTTGGAAGCAAAGAGGCTGACGGAACTATTCTGGAACACTCTGTCGGtgcagaagatgaagatgaaggacGACATCAGCGGCTGGATCTGGGACATGCAGCAGTTTCGAGAGGAGAGGGGTATGAAGGAGTCAATGATCAGCAAGTACATGTTTGTGCTTCTCTGGGCCTCTCAGGGCAACACAGGTCCTTCTGCATTCTGGCTGCTCCTCTACCTCATGAAACACCCAGAAGCCATGAGGGCAGTGAAGGAAGAGCTAGATCAGGTTCTGAAGGAATCAGGGCAGGAAGCCAGACGTGATGGCCCTTCGATCAACCTGACCTATGAAATGCTGAAGAAAACACCCGTCCTGGACAGTGCTTTGGAAGAGACCCTCCGACTCTCTGCTGCACCTGTCCTCACCAGAGCTGTGCTCCAGGATATGACCCTCAAGATGGCAGATGGGCGTGAATATTTCATACGCAAAGGTGACAGAATGGCTATGTTTCCTTATGgtgctgttcacactgacccAGAGATCCACCCTGACCCACTTTCATTCAAATATGACCGCTTTCTGAATCCTGACGGGAGCAAGAAAACAGACTTCTACAAGAATGGGAAGAAGGTGAAGTTTTACACCATGCCCTGGGGTGCTGGGGTCTCCATGTGTCCCGGGCGTTTCTTTGCCTCTAATGAGGTGAAgcagtttgttttcctggtGTTGGTTTACTTTGAGATTGAGCTGAAGAATCCTGAGGAGAAAATACCTGAATTTGACTTCAGCCGATGGGGCTTTGGGTCCATGCAGCCTAACAGAGAGGTCCAGTTTCGATACCGACTTAGATTTTAA